CGCTACGCTTCCCATCGCGAAATGCGCCGCGCCCATTGCCGATATCCCACCCATTGTCCGTTCCCGATCCCCGCTACAAGAGACGTGATGGTCGATAGACCGCGGTTCGGTAAGGTGTAATTGCGCCGGAAAGCCTCAGATTTCGCCAAACCGGTTTGGCGTTACGCGAGTTCGCCGCGCTCCAGCCAGCCACGCGCTCGACACAGCGCGACGCTCGTTTCGCTAACCGGCACGCGCGACCCGTCGGCGAGGTGAAGCGCCCAGCGCCGCCCGGTGCGCTCACTGCCCGTGACGGCGGAATTTGCGACCCAGGCCCCGCGGTGGACCTGCGCACCCTGCACGTTGGCGAGGTCGCCGACTGCATCACGGAAACGATAGTGCACCAACAGCGTCCCCCCACCGCGCACCGCGAGGCGGCAGTAATGGTCTTCGGCGCGAACCGACAGCAGGTCTGCCGGGTTAATGCCAGCGCGGGCGAGAATGCCAAAACTCGCGGTTGGCATCGCTGCCGAGCGAGCAGTGTCGGCCACGTCGTCGCCCTGTCCGGCCGGCGTATGCCGTGCCCGCGTGGCGCGAAGCAGGATCATGACGAACCCCGTCACCAGCAGACCATAGGCGAACGGTTTCCATTCGACTGAAGCGTCGACCCGCCCCATCAGGCGGTAGAGCAGCGGCACCTCGATCGCGAGCAGCAAGTTGAGGACGAGGGCCCCCAGCGCCATGCGGCCTGCGCCGTCACGCTTCCCCGGCAGTGATCGTCGCCAAGCGAACCAGCCGAGCATATTTACGCCGACCAGTGCGCCCCAAAAAACGAGCGCGAGTACAGATCCGAACGCCGTAGAGATGCCAAAGGCGTCGACGATCGTGAGAATGATTGTGATACCTAACCAGATCACCGGTGGCATTGCGCCCGGCGCCGCGACGGTCGCAAATCGTATCCTGGCGGACCCTGTCACTATAATCCTGCACCCCGGATGGTCTATGACGGCCGTTTAGGCGCCTCATTCACTTACGTCGATGGCCCCGCCACGACGCCGGCTCAGCGGCGGACCCAGTGTCCGGCAAGCGGATTCCAGTGACGATTTTCCCAAATGTCCTGCCAAGTTTCTCTTTCCCGAAACTGATCAAGGGAACCTTCGAAACGGGACGGGAAAGCCTGGGTATTCTGAAATCGACTTTGGGAATTGCGTGTGAACGACCCACTTGCGGTCATTCGCAGAGTGTTTTGAGGCCCCAACCTTTGCTATTCGTTCATGCCAACGGTGGCCACGCTCCGCAGGTTTGGGCACTTGTAGCGGCGTGGGCAGACACGTGAATTAGCGCGAGTACCCTTCGGTAAATGTCGTCTGCCGTGACTAGGTTGGCAGACCGACTGATCTCCTTGCTGAAAGCTAAAGCCAATCTCACTCCTTACAGTTCGGGGGCAAATTGCCTGCCACCAGAGGGTTGAGCGGTCGTCAGACAAAAGAAAGGCGGTCGCTCTCGCGACCGCCTTTTTTCCCGTTCTAGCCGCGGTCAGGTCGCGATGTTCGAAGTCACCGGCTTGGCGGTCACCTCGAAACGGTCGGCATCCATGACCTTCACCCAAGCCTTGATGAAGTCCTTGACGAATTTTTCCTCGTTACCATTCTCAGCATAAACCTCGGCCGTCGCGCGAAGCTGCGAGTTCGAGCCGAACACCAGGTCCGTACGGGTGGCGCGCCATTTTTCGCCCTTCCCGCCGCGGTCGTGTCCGATGAACTCCTCGTCACTCGCCGTGTCGACGAGCTGCCAGAAGGTCTCGTTGTCCAGCAGATTAACGAAGAAGTCGTTGGTCAGCTGGCCCTTGCGATCGGTCAACACGCCCTCGGGCTTATCGCCGTGATTGGCGCCGAGCACGCGCAGACCACCGAGCAGAACCGTCATTTCGGGAGCCGACAGACCGAGCAGCGAAGCCTTGTCGAGAAGCAACTCCTCGGTCTTCACGGTCTGCCGCGTCCTGAGATAGTTGCGGAAGCCATCGGCTTGCGGCTCCATCCAAGCGAAGCTCTCGACGTCGGTCCAGTCCTGTGTCGCATCCCCGCGACCACCGGTGAACGGCACCTTGATCTCGAAACCGGCATCCTTCGCCGCCTTCTCGATTGCCACCGAACCCGCGAGAACGATCGCGTCGGCAAGCGATATCGCACCGCGCAACTCATTGAGCTTGGCAAGCACCGTCGCAAGCTCCGCGGGCTCGTTGATCGCCCAATCTTTCTGAGGCTCCAGCGCGATACGCGCGCCGTTGGCACCGCCCCGGTGATCGGACTTGCGGTAGGTCGAAGCGGACGCCCAAGCGGTCTTCACGAGCTGACCGATGCTGAGGCCAGAGGCCAGGACCTTTTCCCCGAACGACCCAGCCTCGGCATCGCTGGGCGCCGTACCTTCCGGCACCGGATCCTGCCAGATGAGCGTCTCTTCCGGGACTTCCGGCCCGAGGTAACGAACCTTCGGGCCCATGTCGCGGTGAGTCAGCTTGAACCAGGCACGCGCAAAGGCGTCGTCAAGCGCCGCCTGATCGTCGCGGAAACGCTCGGAAATCGCGCGGAACTCCGGATCCACTTTCAGCGCCATGTCCGCCGTCGTCATGATCGTCGGCACGCGCTTGCTGGGGTCGCGCGCGTCGGGAGCCATGTCCTCCCATTCCTGGTTGATCGGCGTCCACTGCTTCGCACCCGCGGGGCTTTCCGTCAGCTCATACTCGTACTTGAACAGCAGGCGGAAATAATCGCCGGTCCACTTCGTCGGGTTGTTCGACCACGCACCCTCGATCCCCGAGGTGGTGATGTGGCCCTTGCCGATCTCCTCGCTGTCGGTGAGCCAGCCGAGGCCCTGCATGTGCACGGCTTCCGAAGCAGGTTCCTTACCGAAATTCTCGGCGGGCTTCGCGCCGTGCGTCTTGCCAAAGGCGTGGCCGCCCGCAGTGAGCGCGACCGTCTCCTCCGAGTTCATCGCCATGCGCGAGAAGGTGGCGCGCATGTCACGCGCCGAACCGAGAGGATCCGGATTGCCGCCGGGGCCTTCGGGATTCACGTAAATGAGGCCCATCGAGTCGGCGGCCAGCGGCCCTTCGAGCTCGAGCTCCTCGTCCGGGCGGATCCGCGACTTATGCTCGGCGTGCCCGATCCACTGCTCTTCGGCGCCCCAATAGGTGTCGCCCTCGGACTGATAGACGTCCTTGCGGCCGCCGGCGAAGCCGAAGGTCGGGCCGCCCATGCTCTCAATGGCGACGTTGCCGGCCAGAATAAACAGGTCGGCCCAGCTGATGTGCTTTCCGTACTTCTGCTTGAGCGGCCATAGCAGGCGCCGTGCCTTGTCGAGGTTCCCGTTGTCCGGCCAGCTGTTGAGCGGTTCGAAGCGCTGCTGGCCTGACGAAGAGCCGCCGCGCCCATCCGTAACCCGGTAGGTGCCCGCGGCATGCCACGCCATGCGGATCATGAAGGGGCCGTAGTGACCGTAGTCCGCCGGCCACCAGGGCTTGCTGTCGGTCATCAGCGCGGTGAGATCGGCTTTCAGCGCCGCATAGTCGAGCGTCCGGAACGCCTCTGCATAGTCGTAGTCCTCGCCCATAGGGTTGGGCGACACGCCATGCTGATGAAGGATTTCGACCGGAAGAACGTCGGGCCACCAATCCTTGTTGGTCCGACCGAGCAGCGAACGGACAGTGCCCGCACCGCCGCCTTTTCCGCCCATCGGGCAGCGTGCGCTAGGATCTTCGTCGGCCATTTCGCTACTCCTCTTTATGCGATTTTCCCGGTTTAAATTTGAGGAATAAATTTATCCAATGAATTAAAGAGTTTTCTGCTATCGCTTCAGTCGATGAAGCCCCTCCCGTCGCTCAGGCAATTGTCGTATCTGCTCTCACTCCACGAGCATGGGCATTTCGGACGGGCGGCTGTCGCCTCGTTCATCTCACAATCCGCCTTCTCCGCGAGCATAGCTGAGCTCGAGCGTGTGCTTGAGACAAGCTTGGTCGAGCGCT
This sequence is a window from Sphingomonas ginsenosidivorax. Protein-coding genes within it:
- a CDS encoding LytTR family transcriptional regulator DNA-binding domain-containing protein, with the protein product MPPVIWLGITIILTIVDAFGISTAFGSVLALVFWGALVGVNMLGWFAWRRSLPGKRDGAGRMALGALVLNLLLAIEVPLLYRLMGRVDASVEWKPFAYGLLVTGFVMILLRATRARHTPAGQGDDVADTARSAAMPTASFGILARAGINPADLLSVRAEDHYCRLAVRGGGTLLVHYRFRDAVGDLANVQGAQVHRGAWVANSAVTGSERTGRRWALHLADGSRVPVSETSVALCRARGWLERGELA
- the katG gene encoding catalase/peroxidase HPI, producing the protein MADEDPSARCPMGGKGGGAGTVRSLLGRTNKDWWPDVLPVEILHQHGVSPNPMGEDYDYAEAFRTLDYAALKADLTALMTDSKPWWPADYGHYGPFMIRMAWHAAGTYRVTDGRGGSSSGQQRFEPLNSWPDNGNLDKARRLLWPLKQKYGKHISWADLFILAGNVAIESMGGPTFGFAGGRKDVYQSEGDTYWGAEEQWIGHAEHKSRIRPDEELELEGPLAADSMGLIYVNPEGPGGNPDPLGSARDMRATFSRMAMNSEETVALTAGGHAFGKTHGAKPAENFGKEPASEAVHMQGLGWLTDSEEIGKGHITTSGIEGAWSNNPTKWTGDYFRLLFKYEYELTESPAGAKQWTPINQEWEDMAPDARDPSKRVPTIMTTADMALKVDPEFRAISERFRDDQAALDDAFARAWFKLTHRDMGPKVRYLGPEVPEETLIWQDPVPEGTAPSDAEAGSFGEKVLASGLSIGQLVKTAWASASTYRKSDHRGGANGARIALEPQKDWAINEPAELATVLAKLNELRGAISLADAIVLAGSVAIEKAAKDAGFEIKVPFTGGRGDATQDWTDVESFAWMEPQADGFRNYLRTRQTVKTEELLLDKASLLGLSAPEMTVLLGGLRVLGANHGDKPEGVLTDRKGQLTNDFFVNLLDNETFWQLVDTASDEEFIGHDRGGKGEKWRATRTDLVFGSNSQLRATAEVYAENGNEEKFVKDFIKAWVKVMDADRFEVTAKPVTSNIAT